One Solanum pennellii chromosome 9, SPENNV200 DNA segment encodes these proteins:
- the LOC107031425 gene encoding uncharacterized protein LOC107031425 produces MCILCSIQKWSRGVATMLPWLVIPLIGLWALSQLFPPAFRFEITSPRLACVIVLVVTLGWYEVLMPKLSAWRARRNASLRERKRFEAIEMQKLRKTATRRCRNCLTPYRDQNPGGGKFMCSYCGHISKRPILDLPVPPGLGLSNSGILRDLVGKGGKMLNGKAWSDNRWMCGQDWLENGNWVGGSFVSKSDSWSKTGGGFLGVEHCIAEKSYSRVFAFACKALTAFFLSIRWLCSKVFRLSSSRSDASMDAERRAMMDKRGENGGNCQESRGEKARRKAEEKRLARLEKELAEEEERKQREEVARLVEERRKLRDEKMEAEKERGKGSPSAKLRDGKREAEKKRQEKKKERDRGSSKSNSDVEELDKRQGKESVRNRQSDGDRRHQHKNGPESIKTHNSEVIHGFKGGSSSSHNHGNVGTRYLDRMRGTFLSSSRAFTGGGFFGKSNATNIPREQKSNTPIDPVHNASRRELSQSDRIPGKLNPSGDDRSINRPVLIESQPFTAPKKSWQQLFTRSSTVSPPSSNVISRPSVKPQTEILSPSCQTPAVQSFDNPISFGLPSPFTLTSFPCGPASCSTTIPSSPRAIHPRIGDGTGQLLAEELENFEDPCYVPDPVSLLGPVCESLDDFQLDLGFVSDTGLDSPCVVKNLNASSEVTRPSPIESPISRMRVPEERHAGSFLFPNTPNAQDMHTVPMNVSNSVNDVGTWQMWNSSPLGQAGLSLISSSTNWRFSSDLNTSTVAPTPPRTMASLFKNDEQLHSICHPPHTVYTGSCQNGGTQSTVLPGSAESRYPKAPFGTYAGGESQFSLKSEDAAQSEMTYGSPNATAANHPFASSPPNWAKKDWTSQRPDEAFGDSPIASASVGGLYSTPNVQSFWSFE; encoded by the exons ATGTGTATACTGTGTTCGATCCAGAAGTGGTCGCGGGGAGTTGCAACCATGTTACCCTGGTTAGTGATTCCCTTGATTGGGTTATGGGCTTTATCACAGTTATTTCCACCAGCATTTCGCTTTGAAATCACATCACCAAGGCTTGCGTGTGTGATTGTGCTTGTGGTTACTCTTGGCTGGTATGAGGTTTTGATGCCTAAGTTGTCAGCTTGGCGAGCGAGAAGAAATGCTTCACTTAGGGAAAGGAAGAGATTTGAGGCTATTGAAATGcagaaattaaggaaaacagcAACACGGAGGTGTAGAAATTGTTTGACTCCATATAGAGATCAGAATCCTGGTGGTGGCAAGTTCATGTGTTCATATTGTGGGCATATTTCTAAGAGACCCATTTTAGACTTGCCTGTGCCACCAGGGTTGGGGCTTTCAAATTCAGGGATTTTGAGAGATTTGGTTGGGAAAGGTGGGAAGATGTTAAATGGAAAGGCTTGGTCTGATAACAGGTGGATGTGTGGGCAGGATTGGTTAGAGAATGGGAATTGGGTTGGTGGCTCATTTGTTAGCAAGTCAGATTCTTGGAGCAAGACTGGCGGTGGATTCCTTGGGGTGGAGCACTGTATAGCAGAGAAGTCATATTCTCGTGTTTTTGCTTTTGCCTGCAAGGCACTGACTGCTTTTTTCTTAAGCATCAGGTGGCTATGTAGTAAGGTTTTTAGGTTAAGTTCCTCTAGAAGTGATGCATCAATGGACGCAGAACGAAGAGCAATGATGGATAAAAGAGGTGAGAATGGAGGAAATTGTCAGGAGAGTAGAGGTGAGAAAGCTAGGAGAAAAGCTGAGGAAAAGAGGCTGGCTAGGTTGGAGAAAGAGTTAGCCGAGGAGGAGGAGCGAAAGCAAAGAGAGGAGGTTGCTCGACTGGTGGAAGAACGCAGGAAATTGCGCGATGAAAAGATGGAGGCGGAGAAAGAGCGGGGGAAGGGGTCTCCCTCTGCTAAATTACGGGATGGTAAAAGGGAAGCAGAAAAGAAGCGGcaggagaagaagaaagaaagggacaGAGGATCTAGCAAAAGTAACTCTGATGTGGAAGAGCTGGATAAAAGGCAAGGCAAGGAGAGTGTGCGAAATAGACAGAGTGATGGTGATAGAAGGCATCAACACAAAAACGGGCCTGAAAGTATTAAGACACATAATTCAGAAGTTATACATGGTTTTAAAGGCGGTTCTTCTAGCAGCCATAACCATGGAAATGTAGGTACTAGGTACTTGGATCGTATGAGGGGTACTTTCTTATCATCTTCTAGAGCATTTACTGGAGGTGGTTTCTTTGGCAAGAGTAATGCTACTAATATCCCAAGAGAGCAGAAATCTAATACTCCCATAGATCCTGTTCATAATGCCTCCAGGAGGGAACTATCGCAGTCAGATCGCATACCTGGAAAGCTGAATCCAAGTGGAGACGACAGGAGTATCAATCGGCCT GTGCTTATTGAATCTCAACCATTTACAGCTCCTAAAAAGTCTTGGCAACAACTATTCACTCGATCATCTACTGTTTCTCCCCCCTCTTCAAATGTAATCAGCAGACCAAGTGTTAAGCCTCAAACAGAAATTCTGAGTCCTTCCTGTCAGACCCCAGCTGTACAATCTTTTGACAACCCCATTAGCTTTGGTCTCCCATCGCCTTTCACTTTAACTTCTTTTCCTTGTGGGCCTGCCAGTTGTAGTACAACTATTCCGTCATCCCCAAGAGCAATACATCCTCGAATTGGAGATGGGACAGGTCAGTTATTGGCAGAAGAGTTGGAGAACTTTGAAGATCCTTGTTATGTTCCAGACCCTGTGTCGTTGCTTGGACCAGTTTGTGAGTCCCTTGATGACTTCCAACTGGACCTTGGCTTTGTGTCAGATACAGGACTGGATAGCCCATGTGTGGTAAAAAATCTGAATGCATCTTCTGAAGTGACCAGGCCTTCACCAATTGAGTCTCCAATATCACGAATGCGTGTTCCAGAGGAAAGACATGCTGGGTCTTTTCTTTTCCCCAACACTCCTAATGCTCAGGACATGCACACTGTGCCAATGAATGTTTCAAATAGTGTAAATGATGTAGGAACGTGGCAAATGTGGAACAGCTCTCCGCTTGGTCAAGCTGGTCTTAGTTTGATAAGTTCTTCAACCAACTGGCGTTTTAGTTCAGATCTCAATACATCAACTGTGGCTCCTACACCTCCAAGGACAATGGCTTCACTGTTTAAGAATGATGAACAACTCCACTCCATCTGTCATCCTCCCCACACAGTTTATACGGGAAGTTGCCAGAATGGTGGGACACAGAGTACTGTTTTGCCTGGTAGTGCTGAAAGTAGGTATCCAAAAGCTCCTTTTGGTACATATGCAGGAGGTGAAAGTCAATTTTCTCTCAAGTCTGAAGATGCTGCTCAAAGTGAAATGACGTACGGGAGTCCTAATGCTACTGCTGCTAATCATCCATTTGCGTCGTCTCCACCTAATTGGGCCAA gaagGACTGGACTTCACAGCGTCCGGATGAAGCTTTTGGCGACTCACCAATTGCTAGTGCCTCAGTTGGTGGTTTATATTCCACGCCAAATGTACAGTCTTTTTGGtcttttgaataa